ACAATACATTCAAAAACATTTTTGAATGAGGTGCTTTATGTTTTCTACTGTGATTACTGCTGCTGTTTTATATATTGCTACAGCAGTAGATTTGTTGGTAATACTATTAATATTTTTTGCTAGAGCAAATACTAGAAAAGAATATCGAGATATTTATATCGGACAATATTTAGGTTCTGTAATTTTAATATTAGTTAGTTTATTTCTAGCTTTTGTTTTGAATTATGTTCCGGAAAAATGGGTGTTGGGTTTATTAGGTTTAATACCGATTTACTTAGGTATTAAAGTTGCTATTTACGACGATTGTGAGGGCGAAAAAAGAGCTAAAAAAGAATTGGATGAAAAAGGGTTGTCAAAATTAGTCGGTATTGTTGCTTTGGTTACAGTTGCTAGTTGTGGTGCAGATAATATTGGGCTTTTTGTTCCTTACTTTGTGACTTTAGATATTGTCGACTTATTAGTTACTCTTCTTGTATTTTTAATATTGATTTTTGTTTTAGTATATACAGCACAAAAATTGGCTAATATTT
This sequence is a window from Staphylococcus sp. NRL 16/872. Protein-coding genes within it:
- a CDS encoding CadD family cadmium resistance transporter — protein: MFSTVITAAVLYIATAVDLLVILLIFFARANTRKEYRDIYIGQYLGSVILILVSLFLAFVLNYVPEKWVLGLLGLIPIYLGIKVAIYDDCEGEKRAKKELDEKGLSKLVGIVALVTVASCGADNIGLFVPYFVTLDIVDLLVTLLVFLILIFVLVYTAQKLANISGVGEIVEKFSRWIMAVIYIGLGLFIIIENNTIQTIIGFIF